The Mesobacillus jeotgali genome window below encodes:
- the nusA gene encoding transcription termination factor NusA → MSSELLDALTILEKEKGISRDILIDAIEAALISAYRRNFNQAQNVRIDLNLGNGSMRVFARKEVVDEVFDPRLEISLEDAQKINPNYVVEDVVELEVTPKDFGRIAAQTAKQVVTQRVREAERGIIYSEFIDREEDIMTGIVQRQDPKFIYVSLGKIEAILPANEQMPNEHYKPHDRIKVFITKVEKTTKGPQIFVSRTHPGLLKRLFEIEVPEIYDGTVEIKSVAREAGDRSKISVHSDNPEVDPVGSCVGPRGTRVQAVVNELKGEKIDIVKWSEDPVVFVANALSPSKVLDVIVNEEEKATTVIVPDYQLSLAIGKRGQNARLAAKLTGWKIDIKAETDARESGIYPRDNEPLLTADDDFEDEDID, encoded by the coding sequence ATGAGCAGCGAATTGTTGGATGCTCTTACGATTCTTGAAAAAGAAAAAGGAATTTCGAGGGACATCTTAATTGATGCGATCGAAGCAGCGTTGATTTCTGCATACCGCCGCAACTTTAACCAGGCACAAAACGTACGTATCGATTTGAATCTTGGAAATGGTTCAATGCGCGTTTTTGCAAGGAAGGAAGTTGTTGACGAAGTATTCGATCCACGTCTGGAAATCTCATTAGAAGATGCACAAAAGATCAATCCGAACTACGTGGTTGAAGATGTCGTTGAACTGGAAGTTACGCCTAAGGATTTCGGAAGGATAGCTGCCCAGACTGCCAAGCAGGTAGTGACTCAGCGTGTCCGTGAAGCAGAAAGAGGAATCATCTATTCTGAGTTCATCGATCGTGAAGAAGATATCATGACAGGTATCGTTCAGCGCCAGGATCCTAAGTTCATCTATGTAAGCCTTGGCAAAATCGAGGCGATCCTGCCAGCGAATGAACAGATGCCGAACGAGCACTACAAGCCTCACGACCGCATCAAAGTATTCATCACCAAGGTTGAAAAAACCACTAAAGGTCCACAAATCTTCGTTTCCAGAACCCATCCGGGACTGTTAAAGAGACTATTTGAGATTGAAGTTCCTGAAATCTATGATGGAACAGTTGAAATTAAATCAGTTGCGCGCGAAGCAGGCGACCGTTCGAAGATTTCTGTTCACTCAGATAATCCGGAAGTAGATCCGGTTGGTTCATGTGTCGGCCCACGTGGAACTCGTGTCCAGGCTGTCGTCAATGAACTTAAGGGTGAAAAAATCGATATTGTGAAATGGTCTGAAGACCCAGTTGTATTTGTTGCCAATGCATTGAGCCCATCGAAGGTTTTGGATGTCATTGTCAATGAAGAAGAAAAAGCGACTACCGTTATCGTACCTGATTATCAGCTGTCGCTTGCAATCGGTAAGCGCGGACAAAATGCTCGTCTTGCTGCCAAGCTGACTGGCTGGAAGATTGATATCAAAGCAGAGACTGACGCAAGGGAGTCCGGGATTTACCCTCGTGACAATGAGCCGCTTTTGACTGCAGACGACGATTTTGAAGATGAAGACATCGATTAA
- a CDS encoding proline--tRNA ligase: protein MKQSMSLIPTLREVPSDAEVKSHQLLLRAGFIRQTASGVYTYMPLGRKVLQKVEAIIREEMNNAGAAELFMPALQQAELWQESGRWYSYGPELMRLKDRHDREFALGATHEEVITSLVRDEVKSYKRLPLTLYQIQTKFRDEKRPRFGLLRGREFIMKDAYSFHATQESLDEVYERIFQAYSNVFRRCGLNFRAVIADSGAMGGKDTHEFMVLSDIGEDTIAYSDTSEFAANIEMAPVTAVYEKSSEPVKELEKVHTENKKTIDEVSSFLNVEAKDCIKSLLFKVDDRYVLVLVRGDHDVNDIKLKNYFEASVVELADTATTREVLGCSVGSLGPVGVESVEVIADNAIQAIVNGVCGANEEDYHYTNVNPERDFKVAAFTDLRFIQEGDPSPDGQGTIVFAKGIEVGHVFKLGTRYSEAMNAEILDENGRTKPMIMGCYGIGVSRTMAAVAEQFNDENGLVWPTNISPFDVHLIAVNMKDSAQAELAQELYSSLQAAGMEVLLDDRQERPGVKFADSDLIGLPVRVTVGKKASEGIVEVKVRKNGEMQEVQKDDLAGVLKNILQEL from the coding sequence ATGAAGCAAAGTATGTCGCTTATTCCTACTTTAAGAGAAGTACCATCAGATGCAGAAGTCAAAAGCCATCAGCTTTTGCTCAGAGCTGGATTCATCCGCCAAACCGCGAGCGGTGTTTATACATACATGCCTTTAGGGCGCAAGGTCCTGCAAAAAGTAGAGGCCATCATCAGGGAAGAAATGAATAACGCAGGTGCAGCTGAGCTATTCATGCCAGCGCTGCAGCAAGCTGAACTATGGCAGGAATCTGGCCGCTGGTATTCCTATGGCCCAGAACTTATGAGACTAAAGGACAGGCATGACCGGGAGTTTGCGCTTGGCGCGACACATGAAGAGGTGATCACAAGCCTTGTGCGTGATGAAGTGAAATCTTATAAGCGTCTTCCACTGACACTTTATCAGATCCAGACTAAATTCCGTGATGAAAAACGTCCAAGATTCGGACTATTACGCGGCCGTGAATTCATCATGAAGGATGCCTACTCCTTCCATGCAACACAAGAGAGTCTTGATGAGGTGTATGAGCGTATTTTCCAGGCTTATTCGAACGTATTCAGACGCTGTGGATTGAACTTCCGTGCAGTTATTGCCGATTCAGGAGCAATGGGAGGAAAGGATACACATGAATTCATGGTCCTTTCAGATATCGGAGAAGATACAATTGCCTATTCCGATACATCTGAATTTGCAGCGAATATTGAAATGGCACCAGTAACAGCTGTTTATGAGAAGAGCAGCGAACCAGTTAAGGAACTTGAAAAAGTACACACTGAAAACAAGAAGACAATCGATGAAGTATCTTCCTTCCTTAATGTTGAAGCAAAAGATTGCATCAAGTCTCTCCTTTTCAAAGTGGATGATCGCTATGTCCTTGTTTTAGTCCGGGGTGACCATGATGTGAACGATATCAAATTGAAAAATTACTTTGAGGCTTCTGTTGTTGAGCTTGCCGACACAGCGACAACAAGAGAGGTTCTTGGCTGCTCAGTAGGCTCATTAGGACCGGTCGGAGTAGAAAGTGTCGAGGTAATCGCTGACAATGCTATACAGGCTATCGTAAATGGTGTCTGCGGAGCAAATGAAGAAGATTATCATTATACAAATGTTAATCCTGAACGTGACTTCAAGGTTGCAGCCTTTACCGACCTGCGCTTCATTCAAGAGGGAGATCCATCTCCGGATGGCCAGGGAACAATTGTTTTCGCCAAAGGCATTGAGGTAGGACATGTATTCAAGCTTGGCACGAGATACAGTGAGGCAATGAATGCAGAGATTCTTGATGAGAATGGAAGAACAAAGCCAATGATCATGGGCTGCTACGGAATTGGTGTTTCCCGTACAATGGCTGCAGTAGCAGAACAATTCAATGATGAAAACGGCCTCGTATGGCCAACCAATATCTCACCGTTCGATGTCCATCTTATTGCAGTGAACATGAAGGACAGCGCCCAGGCAGAATTAGCACAAGAGTTATACTCCAGCCTGCAGGCTGCAGGAATGGAAGTACTTCTTGATGATCGTCAGGAAAGACCTGGAGTCAAATTCGCGGATTCAGACTTGATTGGTTTACCTGTAAGGGTTACAGTCGGCAAGAAAGCAAGCGAAGGAATCGTCGAAGTGAAAGTCCGTAAAAACGGCGAAATGCAAGAAGTGCAAAAAGACGACTTAGCAGGAGTCTTGAAAAATATTTTGCAAGAACTATAA
- the rseP gene encoding RIP metalloprotease RseP encodes MNTVIAFIVIFGALVFFHELGHLIFAKRAGILCREFAIGFGPKVFSFKKNETTYTIRLLPIGGFVRMAGEDPEMIEIKPGHRVGLLFNNSEEVHKIILNNKEKYPDARIIEVERADIERDLYIKGYEEGEDDSQLASFPISKSAVLVENGVETQIAPFDRQFGSKTLGQRTMAIFAGPMMNFLLAMVIFIILAIFQGIPSNEPILGKLTPDGSALKAGLQEGDVINSIEGSEVSSWQDVVEIIRKNPGNELDFSIVREGQNIEMPVTPEVKDVEGEKIGLIGVYSPVEKSPLKSISYGVKETYFWTKEIFSMLGKLLTGQFSIDALSGPVGIYVSTDTVAKSGIFYLMKWAAILSINLGIMNLLPFPALDGGRLTFFAVEALRGKPIDKQKEGMVHFIGFALLMLLMLVVTWNDIQRFFL; translated from the coding sequence TTGAATACAGTTATTGCCTTTATCGTCATTTTTGGCGCCCTTGTGTTCTTCCATGAACTTGGGCACTTGATTTTCGCCAAACGTGCAGGGATCCTCTGCCGTGAATTTGCAATTGGATTCGGTCCAAAAGTCTTTTCATTCAAGAAAAATGAAACGACTTATACCATCCGCCTCCTGCCTATCGGCGGGTTTGTCAGAATGGCTGGCGAAGATCCGGAAATGATTGAGATCAAGCCAGGGCATAGAGTAGGTTTGCTTTTTAATAACAGTGAAGAAGTTCATAAAATCATTCTGAATAATAAGGAAAAGTATCCAGACGCAAGAATTATCGAAGTGGAAAGAGCCGATATCGAACGCGACCTTTATATTAAAGGTTATGAAGAAGGGGAGGATGACAGCCAGCTGGCCTCTTTCCCTATCAGTAAATCAGCGGTGCTTGTAGAGAATGGAGTAGAAACACAAATTGCTCCATTTGACAGACAGTTCGGATCAAAAACGCTTGGGCAGCGTACGATGGCTATCTTTGCTGGACCAATGATGAACTTCCTCCTTGCAATGGTTATTTTCATCATCCTGGCCATTTTTCAGGGGATCCCGTCTAACGAACCCATTTTAGGAAAGTTGACCCCGGATGGCAGTGCCCTTAAGGCAGGTCTGCAAGAGGGTGACGTCATTAACAGCATTGAAGGCTCAGAGGTATCAAGCTGGCAGGATGTGGTTGAAATCATCCGCAAGAATCCTGGGAATGAATTGGATTTCTCAATTGTTCGTGAAGGACAAAACATTGAGATGCCTGTTACACCTGAAGTAAAGGATGTTGAAGGGGAAAAAATCGGATTGATCGGCGTCTACAGCCCGGTAGAAAAGTCGCCATTGAAATCGATATCCTATGGTGTGAAGGAAACTTACTTCTGGACAAAAGAAATTTTCAGCATGCTAGGGAAATTGCTGACCGGCCAATTCTCAATCGATGCCTTATCGGGACCTGTGGGTATTTATGTCTCAACTGACACGGTTGCTAAATCCGGCATCTTCTATCTAATGAAATGGGCGGCAATCCTGAGTATCAACCTGGGAATCATGAACCTGCTTCCATTCCCGGCACTGGATGGCGGCAGGCTGACCTTCTTTGCAGTGGAAGCGCTGAGAGGCAAGCCAATCGATAAGCAAAAAGAAGGAATGGTCCACTTCATCGGCTTCGCTTTGTTAATGCTGCTGATGCTGGTGGTTACCTGGAATGATATTCAAAGATTCTTCCTGTAA
- a CDS encoding PolC-type DNA polymerase III produces MGDLSSGKKERFQLLLQQLQLTEDAIVTHFQNAEIDRVVIEKQARKWHFFFQFEKIIPCHLYNTFIGKLEQTFSHIAKISYSVKVLEQAISDQEILDYWKSCIKEIDGIAPPLLKLLNEQVPQVQGTKLVLTARNEAEGLALKRKYGGMIAEIYQSFGFPLLTIDTIVSEESSSDEYEKFMKAKEKEDQERGLMAMIEMQKKEAEQAKGDGVPQDGPVNIGLTIKDDADFRKLEDIVDEERRVAVEGFVFFAETKELRSGRTLLTFKITDYTSSIMVKMFSRDKEDAAIYQRITKGMWLKVRGSIQNDTFVRDLVMIGNDVNEIKPKGRIDSAPEGEKRVELHLHTPMSQMDAVSPVSALVSQAAKWGHKAVAITDHAVVQSYPEAFGAGKKNDIKILYGVEINLVDDGVPIAYNDAHRVLADDTYVVFDVETTGLSAVYDTIIELAAVKIRGGEIIDRFESFANPHHRLSATTINLTGITDDMVRNAPEVSEVLQKFHEWTGDSVLVAHNASFDMGFLNVGYKKIGLGKSPNPVIDTLELGRFLYPDMKNHRLNTLAKKFDIELTQHHRAIYDAEATGYLLLKMLKDAAEKGLEYHDQLNDNMGQGKAFQRARPYHATLLAKNEVGMKNIFKLVSISHIDYFYRVPRIPRSVLNKHREGILIGSACDKGEVFEGMMQKGPEEVEEAAQFYDYLEVHPKAVYAHLLELELVRDQKALEDIINNIVKLGEKLDLPVVATGNVHYLNENDKIYRKILINSQGGANPLNRHQLPDVHFRTTNEMLDAFKFLGEAKAKEIVVENTNKIADMIDVIKPIKDDLYTPKIEGADEEMRSMSYGMARSIYGDDLPEIVEARLEKELKSIIDNGFAVIYLISHKLVKKSLDDGYLVGSRGSVGSSFVATMTEITEVNPLPPHYVCPKCKKSEFFNDGSVGSGFDLPDKDCPDCGIKYKKDGHDIPFETFLGFKGDKVPDIDLNFSGEYQPRAHNYTKVLFGEDYVYRAGTIGTVADKTAYGYVKGYQGDNNLQLRGAEIDRLASGCTGVKRTTGQHPGGIIVVPDYMDIFDFSPIQFPADSSTSEWKTTHFDFHSIHDNLLKLDILGHDDPTVIRMLQDLSGIDPKTIPTDDPEVMKIFSGTESLGVTEQQIMSKTGSLGIPEFGTRFVRQMLEDTKPTTFSELVQISGLSHGTDVWLGNAQELIHNNICNLSEVIGCRDDIMVYLIYQGLEPAFAFKIMESVRKGKGLSDEMEEEMRKNKVPEWYIDSCKKIKYMFPKAHAAAYVLMAVRIAYFKVHHPLMYYAAYFTVRADDFDVDAMVRGSESIRAVIEEINAKGLEASTKEKNLMTVMELALEMCERGFGFAKVDLYKSSASEFIIEGDKLIPPFNAIPGLGTNAAINIVKAREEGEFLSKEDLQQRGKISKTILEYLDNHGCLEGMPDQNQLSLF; encoded by the coding sequence ATGGGTGATCTTTCTTCAGGGAAAAAAGAAAGGTTTCAGCTCCTGCTGCAGCAGCTGCAGCTAACAGAAGATGCAATTGTCACTCATTTTCAAAACGCTGAAATCGATAGGGTAGTGATTGAGAAACAGGCAAGGAAATGGCATTTCTTTTTCCAGTTTGAAAAAATCATTCCTTGTCATCTGTATAACACATTCATTGGCAAGCTGGAACAGACTTTCTCGCATATTGCGAAAATATCATACTCGGTAAAAGTACTTGAACAGGCAATCAGTGACCAGGAAATCCTTGATTACTGGAAGTCATGCATTAAAGAAATAGATGGAATCGCCCCTCCGTTGTTGAAGCTCCTGAATGAGCAAGTTCCGCAAGTCCAGGGAACAAAACTTGTTTTAACAGCAAGGAATGAAGCTGAAGGACTTGCGCTTAAGCGTAAATATGGCGGCATGATCGCGGAGATTTACCAGAGTTTCGGATTCCCTTTACTGACGATTGATACGATTGTAAGTGAAGAAAGTTCTTCAGATGAATACGAAAAATTCATGAAGGCTAAAGAGAAGGAAGACCAGGAACGCGGTTTGATGGCGATGATCGAAATGCAGAAAAAGGAAGCAGAACAAGCCAAGGGAGATGGAGTGCCGCAGGATGGTCCTGTTAACATCGGGCTTACGATTAAGGATGATGCTGACTTCCGCAAGCTTGAAGACATCGTTGATGAAGAGCGCCGTGTAGCAGTTGAGGGCTTTGTATTCTTTGCCGAAACAAAAGAGCTTCGCAGCGGCAGGACGCTTTTGACCTTCAAGATTACGGACTATACAAGCTCCATCATGGTAAAAATGTTCTCTCGTGATAAAGAAGACGCGGCAATTTACCAGCGCATCACAAAAGGGATGTGGCTAAAGGTAAGAGGAAGCATCCAGAATGACACCTTTGTCCGCGATCTTGTCATGATAGGAAATGACGTGAACGAAATCAAACCTAAAGGAAGAATCGATTCTGCGCCAGAAGGCGAAAAAAGAGTCGAGCTTCACCTTCATACACCAATGAGCCAGATGGACGCGGTATCACCTGTCAGCGCACTGGTAAGCCAGGCAGCTAAGTGGGGCCACAAAGCCGTGGCCATCACTGATCATGCAGTTGTGCAATCCTACCCTGAAGCATTCGGGGCGGGAAAGAAAAATGACATCAAGATCCTTTACGGTGTGGAAATTAACCTTGTTGATGATGGGGTGCCGATTGCTTACAACGACGCGCACAGAGTGCTTGCAGACGACACGTATGTCGTATTCGACGTAGAAACAACAGGGCTGTCCGCCGTATACGATACAATCATTGAATTGGCTGCGGTCAAAATCCGCGGCGGTGAAATCATCGACCGGTTTGAGTCATTCGCAAATCCGCATCACCGTTTATCAGCGACAACCATCAACCTTACCGGTATTACCGATGATATGGTCCGCAATGCACCGGAAGTAAGTGAAGTACTGCAAAAGTTCCATGAATGGACAGGCGACAGCGTCCTGGTTGCCCACAACGCATCATTCGATATGGGCTTCCTGAACGTCGGCTATAAAAAGATTGGATTGGGGAAATCGCCAAACCCGGTTATCGATACATTGGAGCTTGGCCGTTTTCTGTATCCTGATATGAAAAACCATAGATTGAATACCTTGGCGAAAAAATTCGATATTGAACTGACTCAGCATCACCGTGCAATCTATGATGCTGAAGCTACCGGCTATCTATTGCTGAAAATGCTCAAGGATGCAGCCGAAAAAGGACTGGAATACCACGATCAGCTTAATGACAATATGGGGCAAGGAAAAGCATTCCAGAGAGCGCGCCCATATCATGCTACTTTGCTGGCTAAAAACGAAGTCGGCATGAAAAACATCTTCAAACTTGTATCGATTTCTCATATTGATTACTTTTACAGAGTGCCGAGGATTCCTCGATCCGTTCTGAATAAGCACCGTGAAGGGATCCTTATAGGTTCCGCATGTGACAAGGGTGAAGTTTTTGAAGGCATGATGCAAAAAGGGCCTGAAGAGGTCGAAGAAGCAGCACAGTTTTATGATTACCTTGAGGTCCATCCGAAAGCTGTTTATGCCCACCTGCTTGAGCTTGAATTAGTGCGGGACCAGAAAGCACTTGAAGATATCATTAACAATATCGTCAAGCTAGGGGAGAAATTGGACTTGCCGGTAGTAGCGACCGGGAATGTTCATTACTTAAATGAAAATGATAAAATCTATCGGAAAATCCTTATTAATTCCCAGGGTGGAGCTAACCCGCTAAATCGCCATCAGCTTCCTGACGTGCACTTCAGGACAACGAATGAAATGCTGGATGCTTTTAAGTTTTTAGGAGAGGCAAAGGCGAAAGAGATTGTTGTTGAAAATACAAATAAGATCGCAGACATGATCGATGTCATCAAGCCGATCAAAGACGATCTTTACACGCCGAAAATCGAGGGCGCAGATGAAGAAATGCGCAGCATGAGCTATGGAATGGCCCGCAGCATCTATGGGGATGACCTTCCTGAAATCGTTGAGGCCCGTCTTGAAAAAGAATTGAAGAGTATCATTGACAATGGATTTGCCGTTATCTATTTGATTTCTCATAAACTTGTTAAAAAGTCTCTGGATGATGGCTATCTGGTAGGGTCGCGTGGATCGGTCGGATCTTCTTTCGTAGCGACGATGACGGAGATCACCGAAGTTAATCCACTGCCGCCGCATTATGTATGCCCTAAGTGCAAGAAATCTGAGTTCTTCAATGATGGGTCAGTCGGTTCAGGTTTTGACCTTCCAGATAAGGATTGCCCGGATTGCGGAATCAAATATAAAAAAGACGGCCATGACATACCGTTTGAAACCTTCCTTGGTTTCAAAGGGGACAAGGTACCCGATATCGACTTGAACTTCTCGGGTGAATACCAGCCTCGTGCCCATAACTATACGAAAGTCCTGTTTGGTGAGGATTATGTTTATCGTGCAGGTACAATAGGTACCGTTGCGGATAAGACGGCTTATGGTTATGTAAAAGGCTACCAGGGCGATAATAACTTGCAGCTTCGCGGAGCGGAAATTGACCGTCTTGCATCTGGCTGTACCGGTGTAAAAAGGACGACTGGACAGCACCCGGGGGGAATCATTGTTGTTCCTGATTACATGGACATTTTTGATTTTTCGCCAATCCAGTTCCCTGCAGACAGCAGCACGTCCGAATGGAAAACAACTCACTTTGATTTCCATTCGATTCATGATAACTTGTTGAAACTGGATATTCTCGGGCACGATGACCCGACTGTTATCAGGATGCTTCAGGATTTAAGCGGGATTGATCCTAAGACCATCCCGACTGATGACCCTGAAGTGATGAAGATTTTCAGCGGAACAGAGTCGCTCGGGGTGACTGAACAACAAATCATGTCAAAGACGGGATCTTTGGGAATCCCTGAATTCGGTACGCGCTTTGTTCGCCAGATGCTTGAGGATACAAAGCCGACGACCTTCTCGGAGCTGGTACAGATCTCAGGTCTGTCCCACGGTACGGACGTTTGGCTCGGTAATGCCCAGGAATTGATCCATAACAATATCTGTAACCTCAGCGAAGTTATCGGCTGCCGTGATGATATCATGGTCTACCTGATTTACCAGGGGTTAGAGCCGGCATTCGCGTTTAAAATCATGGAATCGGTCCGTAAAGGAAAAGGGCTGTCGGATGAAATGGAAGAGGAAATGCGCAAGAATAAAGTGCCTGAATGGTATATCGATTCTTGTAAAAAAATCAAGTACATGTTCCCTAAAGCTCACGCCGCAGCTTATGTTTTAATGGCCGTGAGGATTGCTTATTTCAAAGTGCACCATCCGCTCATGTATTATGCAGCCTATTTCACGGTCAGAGCAGATGACTTCGATGTCGATGCAATGGTTCGCGGCTCCGAAAGCATCCGGGCAGTGATTGAAGAAATCAATGCCAAGGGTCTGGAGGCGTCGACAAAAGAGAAGAACTTGATGACCGTAATGGAACTCGCGCTGGAAATGTGTGAGCGAGGATTTGGATTTGCAAAGGTAGATCTATACAAATCGAGTGCGTCAGAGTTCATTATCGAAGGCGATAAGCTCATCCCGCCATTCAATGCGATTCCTGGACTCGGAACGAACGCGGCAATAAATATCGTTAAAGCACGTGAAGAAGGAGAATTCCTTTCCAAAGAAGATCTTCAGCAGCGAGGCAAGATTTCCAAGACAATTCTGGAATACCTCGATAACCATGGCTGCCTGGAAGGCATGCCTGACCAGAACCAGTTGTCATTATTTTAA
- the dxr gene encoding 1-deoxy-D-xylulose-5-phosphate reductoisomerase, whose amino-acid sequence MKRISLLGATGSIGIQTLDVIREHPEEFKLVSMSSGRNMELTRKIISEFLPELVSVQEKDDAEKLKSEFPQMKIVFGQEGLEEVAVFQKADILVNAVLGSVGLGPTLEAIKSGKTIAIANKETLVTAGHIVMAEAKRHNVPILPVDSEHSAIFQALQGEREKNIERLILTASGGSFRDRKRDELQGVTKADALNHPNWSMGAKITIDSATMMNKGLEVIEAHWLFSLPYDDISVLLHRESIIHSMVEFHDTSIMAQLGTPDMKVPIQYALTYPDRLPLVSGKRLNLAEIGQLHFSEMDFNRFRCLKFAYDAGRAGGTLPAVMNAANEAAVAAFLDDRITFLQIEDLIEKAMENHNIIEGPDLETIQEVDKETRRYVKSLL is encoded by the coding sequence GTGAAAAGAATCAGCTTGTTGGGAGCAACAGGATCAATTGGGATCCAAACTCTCGATGTAATCAGGGAGCATCCTGAAGAGTTCAAGCTAGTATCGATGTCTTCTGGCAGGAACATGGAACTTACCAGGAAAATCATATCTGAATTTTTGCCAGAACTTGTTTCTGTACAGGAGAAAGACGATGCTGAAAAGCTAAAATCAGAGTTTCCACAGATGAAGATTGTATTTGGACAAGAAGGCCTCGAAGAAGTAGCCGTTTTTCAAAAGGCAGATATTCTTGTGAATGCAGTACTCGGAAGTGTTGGTTTAGGGCCGACATTGGAGGCAATTAAATCAGGAAAAACGATTGCGATTGCCAATAAGGAAACGCTTGTAACCGCAGGCCATATTGTTATGGCTGAGGCAAAACGCCATAATGTGCCGATCCTTCCTGTTGACAGCGAGCATTCGGCGATTTTTCAGGCCTTGCAAGGCGAAAGGGAAAAAAATATCGAGAGATTGATCCTAACGGCATCAGGCGGAAGCTTCAGAGACCGGAAAAGAGATGAACTGCAAGGTGTGACGAAAGCAGATGCATTGAACCATCCAAACTGGTCGATGGGAGCAAAAATCACGATCGATTCCGCTACGATGATGAATAAGGGTCTGGAAGTCATTGAAGCTCATTGGCTTTTCTCACTTCCTTATGACGATATATCTGTGCTTCTCCATCGTGAGAGCATCATTCATTCGATGGTAGAGTTCCATGACACAAGTATTATGGCTCAACTGGGAACACCAGATATGAAAGTGCCCATTCAATACGCCCTTACATATCCAGACAGGCTGCCGTTAGTATCGGGGAAAAGATTGAACCTGGCGGAAATTGGGCAGCTCCACTTTTCGGAAATGGACTTTAACCGTTTTCGCTGCCTGAAGTTTGCTTATGATGCTGGCCGGGCGGGCGGCACTTTGCCGGCGGTCATGAATGCCGCTAATGAAGCAGCAGTAGCCGCCTTTTTGGATGACAGAATCACTTTCCTCCAAATTGAAGACTTGATAGAGAAAGCAATGGAAAACCATAACATCATAGAAGGACCTGACCTTGAAACGATTCAAGAGGTTGACAAAGAGACAAGAAGGTATGTAAAGTCACTACTATAA
- a CDS encoding phosphatidate cytidylyltransferase — translation MKQRIITAVIAAAVFLPIVIFGGLPFIAMVYLIASVALYEALKMKHIKLLSVPGILSLLLLWIFLIPEQYSNLVDELNYTKLELFFLGVLLFLTYTVITKNRFTFEDVGFSILSTLYVGLGFYFFIETREESLIYVFYSLFIIWATDSGAYFIGRAIGKNKLWPEISPNKTTEGFFGGVVSALIVAALFSLFGDMKTPTLILLIATAFLSVFGQIGDLVESALKRHYNVKDSGNILPGHGGMLDRFDSLLFVWPLIHLFHLL, via the coding sequence ATGAAGCAAAGAATCATTACAGCAGTCATAGCAGCAGCTGTTTTTCTTCCAATCGTTATTTTCGGAGGCTTGCCATTTATCGCAATGGTGTATCTTATAGCATCCGTAGCATTGTACGAAGCATTGAAGATGAAGCATATAAAGCTTCTTTCCGTTCCGGGAATTCTTTCATTGCTGTTATTATGGATTTTCCTTATTCCTGAACAATACAGCAATCTCGTTGATGAATTAAATTATACAAAACTAGAGCTTTTCTTCCTTGGAGTGCTTTTATTTCTGACGTATACTGTCATAACAAAGAATCGCTTCACTTTTGAGGATGTTGGCTTTTCAATCCTGTCAACACTTTATGTCGGGCTCGGTTTTTATTTCTTCATTGAAACAAGGGAAGAAAGTCTGATCTATGTGTTTTACTCACTATTCATTATATGGGCAACCGATTCAGGAGCCTATTTTATCGGACGTGCAATTGGCAAAAATAAGCTATGGCCTGAAATCAGTCCTAACAAGACAACAGAAGGCTTCTTTGGCGGTGTAGTATCTGCACTCATTGTTGCTGCACTGTTCAGTTTGTTTGGTGATATGAAGACCCCGACACTGATACTGCTGATAGCGACAGCCTTTTTATCAGTATTTGGCCAGATTGGTGATCTTGTTGAGTCAGCTCTGAAGCGACATTACAATGTGAAGGACTCAGGCAATATCCTTCCAGGCCACGGAGGCATGCTTGACCGCTTTGACAGCTTGCTGTTTGTCTGGCCATTAATCCATCTGTTCCATTTGTTATAA
- the rimP gene encoding ribosome maturation factor RimP produces MSKITEVVEELVTPILNENELELVDIEYVKEGKNWFLRVYIDKDSGIDIEECGIVSERLSEKLDAIDPIPHNYFLEVSSPGAERPLKKEKDYQKAIGKNVFIKTYEPIDGEKAFEGILTEYNGETVTVEMKIKTRKKTVVIPFDKVASARLAVTFS; encoded by the coding sequence ATGAGCAAGATTACCGAAGTTGTGGAAGAGCTAGTAACTCCCATCTTAAATGAAAACGAACTAGAATTAGTAGACATCGAATATGTCAAAGAAGGAAAGAACTGGTTCCTGCGCGTATACATTGATAAGGACAGCGGAATTGATATCGAAGAATGCGGCATCGTCAGTGAGCGCCTTAGCGAAAAGCTCGATGCCATTGACCCAATCCCGCATAACTACTTTTTGGAAGTCTCCTCACCAGGTGCAGAACGCCCGCTGAAAAAGGAGAAGGATTATCAAAAAGCAATCGGCAAGAATGTCTTCATCAAAACCTATGAACCAATTGATGGTGAAAAGGCTTTCGAAGGGATCTTGACTGAATACAACGGGGAAACCGTCACTGTTGAAATGAAGATCAAAACTCGCAAGAAGACAGTTGTCATCCCATTTGATAAGGTTGCCAGCGCGAGGCTTGCAGTCACTTTTTCATAA